A genome region from Hydrogenoanaerobacterium saccharovorans includes the following:
- a CDS encoding flavocytochrome c, giving the protein MLKKLCAFSLAALLVLSGCSSQVKQQSQPETAEVPQKQESYKSDIVIIGAGGAGMTAAIEAKDAGANVIVLEKMAYAGGNTVRAKGGLNASETKPQKSLGIEDSVQTFIDDTMKGGKEINDLSLVTYLAQNSSAAIDWLLGIGMDVNGVVAAAGASKPRMHRPVDGSSIGNVLVSVLTKNLEDRGIDILYQTEATELIVENNAVTGVKAKDAKGNELTFNADAVIVAAGGFGANEEMYASYRPDIKGFITTNHAGATGDGIRMSEKIGAALVDMEQIQTHPTVEQTTNEVISDSVRGIGAILVNEKGVRFTNEMLTRDVLSANILAQPGKYAYIIFDQNLRNNMKAIEEMVEKGIVTEGKTLEELSATLKVDAAAMTKTLATWNKAVADKKDAEFGRDTGMDASLEMAPYYAVKVAPGVHHTMGGIKINTNTEVLDTKGAVIKGLYAAGEVTGGVHGANRLGGNAVADITVFGRQAGKQAAQFALANGATELVMPKVESKKSTAGTASYKDGVYTKTAKGNNGDVTIEVTIKDGSIADVKATEHKETQALFDAVQKSLFPAIIEAQSADVDAVAGATKSSDAVLNCVKEILNEAK; this is encoded by the coding sequence ATGTTAAAAAAATTATGCGCTTTCAGTCTTGCAGCCTTATTGGTATTAAGCGGTTGTTCAAGCCAAGTAAAGCAACAGTCGCAGCCAGAAACAGCAGAAGTTCCCCAAAAGCAAGAAAGCTATAAAAGTGACATTGTTATCATTGGTGCAGGTGGCGCAGGTATGACAGCAGCCATTGAAGCCAAAGATGCCGGTGCAAATGTAATTGTGTTAGAGAAAATGGCATATGCCGGCGGCAACACAGTTCGTGCAAAAGGCGGCTTGAATGCTTCTGAAACAAAACCTCAGAAATCCCTTGGCATTGAAGACAGTGTGCAAACCTTTATTGATGATACAATGAAGGGCGGCAAAGAAATCAACGATTTATCGCTGGTAACTTATCTGGCACAAAACAGCTCAGCTGCAATTGATTGGCTGCTGGGAATCGGTATGGATGTGAACGGTGTGGTTGCTGCTGCGGGTGCTTCCAAACCCAGAATGCATCGCCCTGTTGACGGCTCCAGCATTGGTAATGTGTTGGTATCGGTTCTTACAAAAAACCTTGAGGACCGTGGAATTGACATTTTGTATCAGACAGAGGCAACTGAATTGATTGTTGAAAACAATGCGGTTACCGGGGTAAAAGCAAAAGATGCAAAAGGCAACGAGCTTACATTTAATGCCGATGCAGTAATTGTTGCAGCAGGCGGTTTTGGTGCAAACGAAGAAATGTATGCATCCTATCGCCCCGACATAAAAGGCTTTATTACAACCAACCATGCCGGTGCAACGGGTGATGGCATTCGTATGTCAGAAAAAATCGGTGCTGCATTGGTAGATATGGAACAAATTCAAACACATCCAACCGTTGAGCAAACAACGAACGAAGTTATTTCAGATTCCGTTCGCGGTATCGGCGCAATTCTTGTAAACGAAAAAGGCGTACGCTTTACAAATGAGATGTTGACAAGAGATGTGTTATCTGCAAATATTTTGGCTCAACCGGGTAAATATGCTTACATTATTTTTGACCAGAATCTAAGAAACAACATGAAAGCAATCGAAGAAATGGTTGAAAAAGGCATTGTTACCGAGGGCAAAACCCTAGAAGAACTCTCTGCAACCTTAAAGGTGGATGCAGCAGCAATGACAAAAACCCTTGCTACTTGGAATAAAGCAGTTGCAGATAAAAAAGACGCTGAGTTTGGCCGCGATACCGGCATGGATGCAAGTTTGGAAATGGCACCGTATTATGCGGTTAAAGTTGCACCCGGTGTACACCATACAATGGGCGGTATTAAAATCAACACCAATACAGAAGTGCTGGATACGAAAGGCGCTGTAATAAAAGGCTTGTATGCTGCCGGCGAGGTTACAGGCGGTGTACATGGTGCAAACCGTTTGGGCGGTAACGCTGTAGCAGATATTACTGTTTTTGGCAGACAAGCAGGTAAACAGGCTGCTCAGTTTGCTTTGGCAAATGGCGCAACCGAATTGGTAATGCCTAAAGTAGAAAGCAAAAAAAGTACAGCCGGTACAGCAAGCTATAAAGATGGTGTGTACACAAAAACCGCAAAAGGCAATAACGGTGATGTTACTATAGAAGTGACAATCAAAGACGGCTCGATTGCCGATGTTAAAGCGACAGAACACAAAGAAACACAGGCTCTTTTTGATGCCGTACAAAAAAGCTTGTTCCCCGCGATTATTGAGGCACAAAGTGCAGATGTAGATGCAGTTGCAGGTGCAACCAAATCCAGCGATGCTGTTTTAAATTGTGTAAAAGAGATTTTAAACGAAGCAAAATAA
- a CDS encoding LacI family DNA-binding transcriptional regulator produces MATLKDIAELAGVSIASVSRVLNQDETFSISSETKLKILQIAQDLQYKVNKSAAHQFIPDENLKIALIMLYSEFWEISDSYYLSIRVNAKEEAAANGVEVKEFFLPSDRDEVIDFTGFSGIIIIGDSGDWYLKENFRKSVLTSRLPISFVDFDPKETDVEADCVINDFRQIVDKALCYFFSLGYREIGYIGSNGCNLKGKKHLDLRCVSFEEILKVQGLYQEKYVYKDDNASAESGYKLAKQAIEKGELPRAFFVENDSMAIGSLRAFKEHNIKIPQQISVIGCNDIPTAEFLTPSLSSVHIYSDLIGIMSTRLMIERIKTKRMLGVNIVVPNKLIIRQSCEVKEN; encoded by the coding sequence ATGGCTACGTTAAAAGATATTGCCGAATTGGCGGGGGTTTCTATCGCTTCGGTATCAAGGGTACTTAACCAAGATGAAACTTTTTCTATATCCAGTGAAACAAAATTAAAAATTCTTCAAATCGCACAAGATTTACAATATAAAGTGAACAAGTCAGCAGCACACCAATTTATCCCCGATGAGAACCTAAAAATAGCTTTGATAATGCTTTACAGTGAGTTTTGGGAGATTTCGGACTCTTACTATCTTTCCATCCGAGTAAATGCAAAAGAAGAAGCTGCTGCAAACGGTGTAGAAGTAAAAGAATTCTTTTTGCCCTCGGATAGAGATGAAGTAATTGATTTTACGGGATTTTCGGGAATTATCATCATTGGCGATTCGGGCGATTGGTATCTGAAAGAAAATTTCAGAAAATCTGTATTAACATCGCGCTTACCAATATCTTTCGTAGATTTTGACCCTAAAGAAACGGATGTAGAAGCAGATTGCGTTATCAATGACTTCAGGCAGATAGTAGACAAGGCTCTCTGTTACTTTTTTTCGCTCGGCTACCGTGAAATAGGGTACATAGGCAGTAACGGCTGCAACTTAAAAGGCAAAAAACATCTTGATTTACGCTGTGTATCTTTTGAAGAAATATTAAAAGTTCAAGGCTTGTATCAAGAAAAGTATGTTTACAAAGATGATAATGCATCTGCCGAATCGGGTTATAAACTTGCCAAGCAGGCAATTGAAAAAGGCGAGCTGCCCAGGGCATTTTTTGTAGAGAACGATTCAATGGCTATCGGAAGCCTAAGGGCGTTTAAAGAGCATAACATTAAAATTCCACAGCAGATTTCAGTGATAGGATGTAACGACATACCTACTGCGGAGTTTCTAACACCATCTCTTTCGTCAGTTCACATCTACAGCGATTTAATCGGTATTATGTCAACACGTTTGATGATTGAAAGAATAAAAACAAAGCGTATGCTGGGCGTAAACATAGTGGTGCCGAACAAGTTGATTATCCGCCAGAGCTGTGAAGTAAAGGAGAATTAA
- a CDS encoding ATP-binding protein, producing the protein MRKLKLAQKISLLVVVIVMISVGISIYVAGQYNIKSLMEKVKENTLNTVQIVAMSPIIIDGIANKESQEIQKFVETTQQQLKSIDIIVVADVNGKRYGHTKSNRVGKMFSAYDNDRAVLYGETYVSEGPGTLGPSLRAFTPITNHDGKILGFVMAGTLLDSIAKTKQDIALIMVLFILMGCFIGVLGAVYVSRYIKKSLLGYEPENIARLYLENKGILATVHEGVIAVNQDYVITLINEQAMRYLGICKDFVVGKNIKEVFPQSKLPLAMEQQTAMLDVPYALQDVIVVSNNVPILSEQNIVVGGVSSFRDQTEVNKLAEEITGVKKIVDSLRATTHEFKNKLHVILGFIETNNTNKAKEYIGTINNQIQSNISNVLNMIFEPTISALCIGKCQRGNEIKVDFHLHEDCYFENSFNFDVNALVVIIGNLIENAMDNLEYLDKQDKQVELYLNDQDNQLEIVVKDNGRGIEDTRKIFEKGYTTKQKSRGYGLYLVKQNVEKYNGSIKVDTKLNEGSEFHIIFKQVKHK; encoded by the coding sequence ATGAGAAAATTAAAATTAGCACAAAAAATATCACTATTGGTAGTTGTGATAGTGATGATTTCTGTGGGCATATCCATATATGTGGCAGGCCAATACAATATCAAAAGCTTGATGGAAAAGGTTAAGGAAAATACACTGAACACCGTGCAAATTGTAGCCATGTCGCCCATTATCATAGATGGGATTGCAAATAAAGAGTCGCAAGAAATTCAAAAGTTTGTAGAAACCACGCAGCAGCAATTGAAAAGCATCGACATTATTGTAGTGGCAGATGTAAACGGCAAAAGGTACGGCCATACCAAATCAAACCGTGTTGGAAAAATGTTTTCGGCTTATGACAACGACAGGGCTGTTTTATACGGCGAAACATATGTATCAGAAGGCCCAGGCACGTTAGGCCCCTCACTGCGCGCTTTTACCCCAATTACCAATCATGACGGTAAAATTTTGGGCTTTGTTATGGCGGGAACATTATTGGACAGCATTGCAAAAACAAAACAAGACATTGCCTTGATTATGGTGCTTTTTATTTTGATGGGATGCTTCATCGGGGTGCTGGGGGCAGTGTATGTATCCCGTTACATTAAAAAAAGTTTGCTTGGTTATGAGCCGGAGAATATTGCCAGATTGTATCTTGAGAATAAAGGGATACTTGCGACGGTTCATGAGGGCGTTATTGCAGTGAACCAAGATTACGTGATTACGCTGATTAACGAGCAAGCGATGCGCTATTTGGGCATTTGCAAGGATTTTGTGGTTGGTAAAAACATAAAAGAAGTTTTTCCGCAATCAAAATTGCCTTTAGCAATGGAACAGCAAACGGCTATGCTCGACGTGCCTTATGCCTTGCAGGACGTGATAGTCGTTTCGAATAATGTCCCAATTCTCTCCGAACAAAACATAGTAGTGGGCGGAGTTTCGTCTTTTCGTGACCAAACCGAAGTAAACAAGCTAGCCGAAGAAATTACCGGCGTAAAAAAAATAGTGGATTCCCTACGGGCAACCACGCATGAATTTAAAAATAAACTTCATGTCATTTTAGGGTTTATCGAAACAAACAATACCAATAAAGCAAAAGAGTATATAGGCACGATTAATAACCAGATTCAATCAAACATCAGCAACGTGCTGAATATGATTTTCGAACCAACAATATCCGCTTTGTGTATTGGAAAGTGCCAGCGCGGAAACGAGATTAAAGTTGATTTTCATCTGCATGAAGATTGCTATTTTGAGAATAGTTTCAATTTTGATGTCAATGCGCTTGTTGTGATTATTGGCAATTTAATCGAAAATGCAATGGACAACCTGGAATACCTGGATAAACAGGACAAACAGGTAGAATTGTATCTGAATGATCAGGATAACCAGCTTGAAATCGTTGTTAAAGATAACGGCAGGGGGATAGAAGATACTCGCAAAATATTTGAAAAAGGCTATACCACCAAGCAAAAAAGCAGGGGATACGGACTTTATTTGGTAAAGCAAAATGTTGAAAAATACAACGGTTCAATTAAAGTAGATACAAAGTTGAACGAAGGTTCTGAGTTCCATATAATTTTCAAGCAGGTGAAACATAAATGA
- a CDS encoding response regulator, with protein MIQVLIVEDDPMVAQINKEYIKNIEHFTVQAVAENGEEALAYLKQHKTIDLLILDVFMPKMNGIDFLQEIRQEFNQVDVIFVTAAKDKQIIQRALQLGAVDYLIKPFTFDRIKIALQKYLQRYKLFQTNAVLNQDNLDELFENNQPLELPKGIHPITLQKIQDAIRLSSTGILDAQAIAKSLGISMVTLRLYLDYLVDCKKLCKGTVYGKVGRPKIKYHKKTMQ; from the coding sequence ATGATACAAGTGCTCATTGTAGAAGATGACCCTATGGTGGCTCAAATTAATAAGGAATACATTAAAAATATCGAACATTTTACAGTTCAGGCAGTGGCAGAAAACGGGGAAGAGGCACTCGCTTATTTAAAACAGCACAAAACAATTGATTTGCTCATACTGGATGTATTTATGCCAAAGATGAATGGAATCGATTTTTTACAAGAAATTCGTCAAGAGTTTAACCAAGTAGATGTTATTTTTGTAACAGCCGCAAAAGACAAGCAAATTATACAAAGGGCTTTGCAGTTGGGCGCGGTGGATTATTTAATCAAACCGTTTACGTTCGATAGAATTAAAATAGCTTTGCAAAAATACTTGCAGCGTTACAAATTATTTCAGACAAACGCGGTATTAAATCAAGATAATTTGGATGAATTGTTTGAGAATAATCAACCGCTTGAACTGCCGAAAGGCATTCATCCCATCACTTTGCAAAAGATACAGGATGCCATTCGATTATCATCGACCGGAATATTGGATGCGCAGGCAATTGCAAAATCACTTGGGATATCCATGGTAACCTTGCGATTATACTTAGACTATTTGGTGGATTGCAAAAAGTTGTGCAAGGGCACTGTGTACGGTAAGGTTGGGCGCCCAAAAATCAAATATCATAAAAAGACGATGCAGTGA